In Phlebotomus papatasi isolate M1 chromosome 1, Ppap_2.1, whole genome shotgun sequence, the following proteins share a genomic window:
- the LOC129798572 gene encoding F-actin-monooxygenase MICAL3 isoform X2, translating into MATTKNDHPTNGIDKSVKKCKKCEKDVFHMELLKAEKSFWHRNCFKCFECNKQLRMDTYQSHEGILYCKPHFRALFAPKPVKEVTDNAPPKKYEVIVRENQPAELPPDVVRSSDKPNLGLEELQTINLRQKYQMFEQGKVFKRREEPEEEEESSEEEGGGGNMSQRLGYKEMRDIRKKFEDGHLSREERREERKQEIQNIRSRLFMGKQARIKEMYQQAVLESESGTNLATPKDVPVCQEAKNIRERFEKGEAFAKSNQVSKEEDVSELVEHGLAKKSRSIFKELDATKGITPSAARRPSAELHRSPSSVNAANQPQGEIVRSDSQVDNVQVETSQISSRFRFFETYRPQEPEKRQFRITPPREGVVRMPSPEKPEYADWPKAPEVLEETESKATAKRMLSLFRQMELMQDDEVIGDGLKGPKEFTPPPSATNGASEAEENAKRAAKARELKSKFENWDFDGVQRTSSSARIMEDMEESQVESTKSLSAKFESMRETSAFRPRQNIKVNRFV; encoded by the exons ATGGCGACAACAAAGAAT GATCATCCAACCAATGGCATTGATAAATCGGTTAAGAAGTgcaaaaaatgcgaaaaagaTGTCTTCCATATGGAATTACTGAAAGCAGAAAAGAGTTTCTGGCACAGAAATTGCTTTAAGTGCTTTGAGTGCAATAAACAACTTCGTATGGATACCTATCAGAGTCACGAGGGTATCCTCTACTGTAAACCGCACTTTAGGGCTCTTTTTGCTCCAAAACCAGTTAAAGAAGTCACGGATAATG CGCCCCCGAAGAAATATGAAGTGATCGTGCGGGAAAATCAACCTGCTGAGTTGCCTCCAGATGTCGTGAGATCCAGTGATAAGCCAAATTTAGGACTGGAAGAGCTACAGACTATTAATTTGAGACAGAAATACCAAATGTTTGAGCAGGGCAAGGTATTTAAGCGCCGGGAAGAACCAGAAGAGGAAGAAGAGTCTAGCGAGGAAGAGGGCGGTGGAGGCAATATGAGCCAGAGATTGGGATACAAGGAGATGCGtgacattagaaaaaaattcgaagatGGCCACTTGAGCCGAGAGGAAAGACGTGAGGAGCGCAAACAGGAAATCCAGAATATCCGTTCAAGGCTCTTCATGGGAAAACAGGCCAGAATCAAAGAAATGTATCAGCAGGCAGTGTTAGAAAGTGAAAGTGGTACCAATCTGGCCACGCCTAAGGATGTTCCTGTATGCCAGGAAGCTAAAAATATCCGAGAGCGCTTTGAAAAGGGTGAGGCATTTGCCAAGAGTAATCAAGTATCGAAGGAGGAGGATGTGAGTGAGCTAGTGGAGCATGGATTGGCTAAAAAGAGCCGATCAATTTTCAAGGAGCTCGATGCAACAAAGGGAATAACACCATCTGCTGCTCGAAGACCATCAGCTGAACTTCATCGATCCCCATCAAGTGTCAATGCTGCTAATCAGCCCCAGGGAGAAATTGTGCGTTCAGACTCGCAG GTCGACAATGTTCAGGTGGAAACATCTCAAATAAGTTCACGCTTCCGATTCTTTGAGACCTATCGACCACAGGAACCGGAAAAGCGTCAATTTCGCATAACACCACCAAGAGAGGGCGTTGTTCGGATGCCATCGCCAGAGAAGCCAGAATATGCTGATTGGCCAAAAGCACCAGAAGTGCTGGAAGAGACAGAATCGAAGGCAACGGCCAAGCGAATGCTATCACTGTTCCGACAGATGGAACTGATGCAAGATGACGAAGTAATTGGGGATGGTCTTAAAGGACCTAAGGAATTCACGCCACCACCAAGCGCCACAAATGGTGCTAGTGAAGCCGAAGAGAATGCCAAGAGGGCAGCTAAAGCACGCGAACTCAAGTCTAAATTCGAAAATTGGGACTTTGATGGCGTTCAAAGAACTAGCAGCAGTGCTAGGATTATGGAGGACATGGAAGAGTCTCAGGTTGAAAGCACAAAGAG CCTTTCGGCCAAATTTGAATCCATGCGGGAAACTAGTGCCTTTCGTCCACGTCAGAATATTAAAGTTAACAGATTTGTG TAA
- the LOC129798572 gene encoding F-actin-monooxygenase MICAL3 isoform X1, with protein sequence MATTKNDHPTNGIDKSVKKCKKCEKDVFHMELLKAEKSFWHRNCFKCFECNKQLRMDTYQSHEGILYCKPHFRALFAPKPVKEVTDNVAPPKKYEVIVRENQPAELPPDVVRSSDKPNLGLEELQTINLRQKYQMFEQGKVFKRREEPEEEEESSEEEGGGGNMSQRLGYKEMRDIRKKFEDGHLSREERREERKQEIQNIRSRLFMGKQARIKEMYQQAVLESESGTNLATPKDVPVCQEAKNIRERFEKGEAFAKSNQVSKEEDVSELVEHGLAKKSRSIFKELDATKGITPSAARRPSAELHRSPSSVNAANQPQGEIVRSDSQVDNVQVETSQISSRFRFFETYRPQEPEKRQFRITPPREGVVRMPSPEKPEYADWPKAPEVLEETESKATAKRMLSLFRQMELMQDDEVIGDGLKGPKEFTPPPSATNGASEAEENAKRAAKARELKSKFENWDFDGVQRTSSSARIMEDMEESQVESTKSLSAKFESMRETSAFRPRQNIKVNRFV encoded by the exons ATGGCGACAACAAAGAAT GATCATCCAACCAATGGCATTGATAAATCGGTTAAGAAGTgcaaaaaatgcgaaaaagaTGTCTTCCATATGGAATTACTGAAAGCAGAAAAGAGTTTCTGGCACAGAAATTGCTTTAAGTGCTTTGAGTGCAATAAACAACTTCGTATGGATACCTATCAGAGTCACGAGGGTATCCTCTACTGTAAACCGCACTTTAGGGCTCTTTTTGCTCCAAAACCAGTTAAAGAAGTCACGGATAATG TAGCGCCCCCGAAGAAATATGAAGTGATCGTGCGGGAAAATCAACCTGCTGAGTTGCCTCCAGATGTCGTGAGATCCAGTGATAAGCCAAATTTAGGACTGGAAGAGCTACAGACTATTAATTTGAGACAGAAATACCAAATGTTTGAGCAGGGCAAGGTATTTAAGCGCCGGGAAGAACCAGAAGAGGAAGAAGAGTCTAGCGAGGAAGAGGGCGGTGGAGGCAATATGAGCCAGAGATTGGGATACAAGGAGATGCGtgacattagaaaaaaattcgaagatGGCCACTTGAGCCGAGAGGAAAGACGTGAGGAGCGCAAACAGGAAATCCAGAATATCCGTTCAAGGCTCTTCATGGGAAAACAGGCCAGAATCAAAGAAATGTATCAGCAGGCAGTGTTAGAAAGTGAAAGTGGTACCAATCTGGCCACGCCTAAGGATGTTCCTGTATGCCAGGAAGCTAAAAATATCCGAGAGCGCTTTGAAAAGGGTGAGGCATTTGCCAAGAGTAATCAAGTATCGAAGGAGGAGGATGTGAGTGAGCTAGTGGAGCATGGATTGGCTAAAAAGAGCCGATCAATTTTCAAGGAGCTCGATGCAACAAAGGGAATAACACCATCTGCTGCTCGAAGACCATCAGCTGAACTTCATCGATCCCCATCAAGTGTCAATGCTGCTAATCAGCCCCAGGGAGAAATTGTGCGTTCAGACTCGCAG GTCGACAATGTTCAGGTGGAAACATCTCAAATAAGTTCACGCTTCCGATTCTTTGAGACCTATCGACCACAGGAACCGGAAAAGCGTCAATTTCGCATAACACCACCAAGAGAGGGCGTTGTTCGGATGCCATCGCCAGAGAAGCCAGAATATGCTGATTGGCCAAAAGCACCAGAAGTGCTGGAAGAGACAGAATCGAAGGCAACGGCCAAGCGAATGCTATCACTGTTCCGACAGATGGAACTGATGCAAGATGACGAAGTAATTGGGGATGGTCTTAAAGGACCTAAGGAATTCACGCCACCACCAAGCGCCACAAATGGTGCTAGTGAAGCCGAAGAGAATGCCAAGAGGGCAGCTAAAGCACGCGAACTCAAGTCTAAATTCGAAAATTGGGACTTTGATGGCGTTCAAAGAACTAGCAGCAGTGCTAGGATTATGGAGGACATGGAAGAGTCTCAGGTTGAAAGCACAAAGAG CCTTTCGGCCAAATTTGAATCCATGCGGGAAACTAGTGCCTTTCGTCCACGTCAGAATATTAAAGTTAACAGATTTGTG TAA